A genomic stretch from Pararhizobium sp. IMCC21322 includes:
- the nuoK gene encoding NADH-quinone oxidoreductase subunit NuoK, translating into MEIGLSHYLTVAAILFTIGVLGIFLNRKNVIVILMSVELILLAVNLNFVAFSSFLGDMVGQVFALFVLTVAAAEAAIGLAILVVFFRNRGSIAVEDVNMMKG; encoded by the coding sequence ATGGAAATCGGCCTTTCACATTATCTGACAGTGGCAGCCATACTGTTCACTATCGGCGTATTGGGAATCTTCCTCAACAGGAAGAATGTCATCGTTATTCTAATGTCGGTGGAATTGATCCTGCTGGCCGTCAATCTCAACTTTGTAGCTTTCTCGTCTTTTCTGGGAGACATGGTAGGGCAGGTCTTTGCCTTGTTTGTGCTGACCGTTGCCGCTGCTGAGGCAGCCATCGGTCTGGCCATTCTGGTCGTCTTCTTCCGCAACCGCGGCTCCATCGCCGTGGAAGACGTCAACATGATGAAAGGCTGA
- a CDS encoding biotin--[acetyl-CoA-carboxylase] ligase, translated as MTLSAVIERQHFSSVGSTNDLALDAFRDGRIDPLWITADEQLDGKGRRGRNWVSPPGNFYGSLLLVDPAPSEALPQLAFVISLALHKALSRALPPDVQRQLTVKWPNDLLYDRKKIAGILMEATHLAGRTGIVIGCGINCTTSPVKAPYPVTNFIAEGQVISAEAVFDLFSAQVATVLSDWQAGHNFSSIREAWLQRASGVGEDITVRLNDRELEGRFTGLDAKGRLLLSHPENGTSVISAGDVFMLPLSDQAPEGH; from the coding sequence ATGACGCTGTCCGCGGTCATAGAGCGTCAACATTTTTCAAGCGTCGGGTCGACCAATGACCTGGCGCTTGATGCGTTTCGTGACGGTCGCATTGATCCGCTTTGGATAACGGCTGACGAACAATTGGATGGCAAAGGACGACGAGGCCGCAATTGGGTGTCTCCACCCGGTAATTTCTATGGCTCTCTCTTGCTGGTAGATCCAGCACCCTCTGAAGCGTTGCCGCAACTGGCTTTTGTGATATCGCTGGCATTGCACAAGGCGTTGTCTCGCGCGCTTCCACCAGACGTGCAAAGGCAGCTAACGGTCAAGTGGCCGAATGATCTGTTGTATGATCGCAAGAAAATCGCCGGCATATTGATGGAAGCCACCCATTTGGCAGGACGTACCGGCATTGTCATCGGCTGCGGTATCAATTGCACCACCAGCCCCGTAAAGGCACCGTATCCGGTAACCAATTTTATTGCCGAAGGGCAGGTGATCTCTGCTGAGGCAGTTTTTGACCTGTTTAGCGCACAGGTTGCAACCGTGCTGTCTGACTGGCAGGCGGGTCATAATTTTTCCTCCATCCGGGAAGCCTGGCTTCAACGCGCCAGCGGCGTTGGCGAAGATATTACAGTTCGCTTGAACGATCGTGAACTCGAAGGACGTTTTACCGGGCTTGATGCAAAAGGCCGCCTCTTGCTTTCGCACCCCGAAAACGGCACAAGCGTCATCTCTGCGGGGGACGTATTCATGTTGCCGCTGTCAGATCAGGCGCCAGAAGGACACTAA
- a CDS encoding NADH-quinone oxidoreductase subunit M, whose product MSSWPILSTVTFLPLVGALLILLVRGDDDIARRNIRNVALWTTIVTFVVSLFIWIGFDTQVAGFQMVEDAALADGIFNYKMGVDGISMLFVILTTLLMPLCILASWTSIDKRLKEYMIAFLVLETLMIGVFCALDLVLFYIFFEAGLIPMFLIIGVWGGARRVYASFKFFLYTLLGSVLMLIAIMAMYWEAGTTDIPTLLAFQFPAGMQTWLWLAFFASFAVKMPMWPVHTWLPDAHVEAPTAGSVILAGILLKMGGYGFLRFSLPMFPLASDDFAPLVYALSVIAIIYTSLVALMQEDIKKLIAYSSVAHMGFVTIGIFTMTTQGVQGGIFQMLSHGLISGALFLCVGVIYDRMHTREIAAYGGLVNRMPFYAVVFLIFTMANVGLPGTSGFVGEFLVLMGIFKVNTWVAIFAATGVILSAAYALWLFRRVVFGQLNKESLKSILDMSMREKIIVVPLLLLTILFGFYPMPILDVTAASVDNLIANYQAALAAAGDLAETATAH is encoded by the coding sequence ATGAGCAGTTGGCCAATTCTTTCAACCGTCACCTTCCTGCCACTGGTTGGTGCATTGTTGATCCTGCTGGTTCGTGGTGATGATGATATTGCCCGACGCAATATCCGCAATGTTGCCCTTTGGACCACCATTGTAACGTTTGTCGTATCGCTGTTCATCTGGATCGGGTTTGACACACAAGTTGCCGGTTTCCAGATGGTGGAAGATGCAGCACTGGCTGACGGCATCTTCAATTACAAAATGGGCGTTGACGGCATTTCCATGCTGTTTGTCATTTTGACCACATTGCTGATGCCGCTCTGTATTCTGGCAAGCTGGACTTCAATCGACAAGCGGTTGAAGGAATACATGATCGCGTTTCTGGTGTTGGAAACACTGATGATCGGCGTGTTCTGCGCGCTGGATCTGGTGTTGTTCTACATCTTCTTTGAAGCTGGTCTCATCCCGATGTTCCTGATCATCGGCGTATGGGGCGGCGCTCGCAGGGTTTATGCGTCGTTCAAATTCTTCCTCTACACTCTGCTTGGCTCAGTTCTGATGCTGATCGCCATTATGGCCATGTACTGGGAAGCCGGAACAACCGATATTCCCACATTGCTGGCCTTCCAGTTCCCCGCCGGTATGCAAACCTGGCTGTGGCTGGCCTTCTTTGCCAGTTTCGCTGTGAAAATGCCCATGTGGCCCGTTCACACCTGGTTGCCTGATGCGCATGTGGAGGCACCGACGGCAGGGTCTGTCATTTTGGCAGGTATTCTGCTGAAAATGGGTGGTTACGGGTTCTTGCGGTTCTCACTGCCCATGTTCCCATTGGCCTCGGATGATTTTGCGCCGTTGGTTTATGCACTGTCCGTTATTGCCATTATCTACACCTCGCTTGTGGCGCTGATGCAGGAAGACATAAAGAAGCTGATTGCCTATTCATCCGTTGCGCATATGGGCTTTGTAACCATCGGTATTTTCACCATGACCACACAGGGCGTGCAGGGGGGTATCTTCCAGATGCTGTCTCACGGCTTGATATCGGGCGCGCTGTTTCTGTGTGTTGGCGTAATTTATGACCGCATGCACACCCGTGAAATTGCGGCCTATGGTGGGTTGGTCAACCGTATGCCATTTTATGCCGTTGTCTTTTTGATCTTCACTATGGCCAATGTCGGCTTGCCAGGCACCAGCGGCTTCGTCGGCGAATTTCTTGTGCTGATGGGCATCTTCAAGGTGAACACCTGGGTGGCGATCTTCGCTGCAACGGGCGTCATATTGTCGGCTGCCTACGCGCTCTGGCTGTTCCGTCGGGTCGTCTTCGGGCAACTCAACAAGGAAAGCCTGAAGTCTATTCTGGACATGAGCATGCGCGAGAAAATCATTGTGGTGCCATTGTTGCTGCTCACCATCCTGTTTGGTTTCTATCCGATGCCGATACTCGATGTGACGGCAGCATCAGTAGACAACCTCATTGCCAATTATCAGGCCGCATTGGCCGCAGCCGGTGATTTGGCTGAAACCGCAACTGCCCATTAG
- a CDS encoding NADH-quinone oxidoreductase subunit J, whose amino-acid sequence MILTSLFFYLFAGVTVASAFMVISSRNPVHSVLFLILAFVNSAALFLMLGAEFLAMILIVVYVGAVAVLFLFVVMMLDVDFAELRQGFLQYLPVGAIIGLILLVELILVVGTYVIAPEMTASPIVPIPDPLVISNTEALGLLIYTKYIYFFQAAGMLLLVAMIGAIVLTLRHKEGVKRQNISEQVARRPETSIEVRKVESGKGI is encoded by the coding sequence ATGATACTGACGAGCCTTTTCTTTTATCTCTTCGCTGGCGTCACGGTGGCGTCTGCCTTTATGGTGATTTCTTCGCGCAATCCGGTGCATTCCGTATTGTTCCTAATTCTGGCGTTCGTCAATTCTGCGGCCTTGTTTTTGATGCTTGGCGCAGAATTCCTCGCGATGATTTTGATCGTGGTTTATGTGGGCGCGGTCGCGGTCTTGTTCCTCTTCGTTGTGATGATGCTGGATGTGGACTTTGCCGAGTTGCGTCAGGGCTTTCTGCAATATCTTCCGGTCGGCGCAATCATTGGCCTGATCTTGTTGGTTGAACTGATTCTGGTTGTTGGTACCTATGTTATCGCGCCGGAAATGACGGCAAGCCCGATTGTTCCCATTCCAGACCCACTGGTCATTTCGAACACCGAGGCTCTGGGGCTGCTGATCTATACAAAATACATCTATTTCTTCCAGGCCGCAGGCATGCTGCTTCTGGTTGCCATGATTGGCGCCATTGTGCTGACGCTGCGCCACAAGGAAGGCGTTAAGCGACAAAACATTTCGGAACAGGTTGCCCGGCGACCTGAAACGTCAATCGAAGTGCGTAAAGTGGAATCAGGAAAAGGGATCTAG
- the nuoH gene encoding NADH-quinone oxidoreductase subunit NuoH encodes MNSFFDTYVVPTAIMVGQSLLLLVSLLLVIAYLLYADRKIWAAVQLRRGPNVVGPWGLLQSFADLLKFVLKEPVIPASANKAVFLLAPLVAVTLALTSWAVVPVNAGWVIANINVGILFVFAISSLEVYGVIMGGWASNSKYAFLGALRSAAQMISYEVSIGFVIITVLLCVGSLNLTDVVEAQRTGLATMLGVDSLLILNWFWLPLFPMFVIFFISALAETNRPPFDLPEAESELVAGFMVEYGSTPYMMFMLGEYAAITLMCAMGTILFMGGWLPPFDFAPFTWVPGIVWFMLKLCFMFFMFAMVKAFVPRYRYDQLMRLGWKVFLPISLASVAIVAGVLQVMGWAP; translated from the coding sequence ATGAATTCCTTCTTCGACACATATGTAGTGCCAACGGCGATCATGGTTGGCCAAAGCCTGCTTTTGCTGGTCTCGCTGCTGCTGGTTATTGCGTATCTGCTCTATGCTGACCGTAAGATCTGGGCAGCGGTTCAGCTTCGTCGCGGGCCCAATGTGGTTGGGCCATGGGGACTTCTGCAATCCTTTGCCGATCTTTTGAAGTTTGTTCTCAAAGAACCGGTTATTCCAGCTAGTGCCAATAAGGCCGTGTTCCTGCTGGCGCCTTTGGTAGCCGTTACCCTGGCGCTGACCTCATGGGCTGTTGTGCCAGTGAATGCCGGATGGGTGATCGCAAACATCAATGTTGGCATCCTGTTTGTATTCGCCATCTCCTCGCTGGAGGTTTATGGCGTGATCATGGGTGGTTGGGCCTCGAACTCCAAATATGCATTTTTGGGCGCTTTGCGATCCGCCGCACAGATGATTTCCTATGAGGTTTCAATCGGCTTCGTCATCATTACCGTATTGCTCTGTGTCGGATCATTGAACCTGACCGATGTGGTTGAAGCGCAGAGAACCGGGCTTGCCACCATGCTGGGGGTCGACTCACTTCTGATCCTGAACTGGTTCTGGTTGCCGCTGTTCCCGATGTTTGTGATCTTCTTCATCTCGGCTTTGGCGGAAACCAACCGACCACCATTTGATCTGCCTGAGGCTGAGTCTGAACTTGTGGCCGGCTTTATGGTGGAATACGGCTCCACCCCATACATGATGTTTATGCTTGGCGAATATGCAGCCATCACATTGATGTGCGCCATGGGCACGATCCTGTTTATGGGCGGATGGCTGCCACCGTTTGACTTTGCTCCGTTTACCTGGGTCCCGGGCATTGTCTGGTTCATGCTGAAGCTGTGCTTCATGTTCTTCATGTTTGCCATGGTCAAAGCCTTTGTGCCGCGCTATCGCTACGATCAGTTGATGCGTCTTGGCTGGAAGGTATTCTTGCCAATCTCGTTAGCGTCTGTGGCCATAGTGGCTGGCGTATTGCAGGTGATGGGATGGGCACCATGA
- the nuoL gene encoding NADH-quinone oxidoreductase subunit L — MYSAIVFLPLIGFLIAGLFGNRLGARNVEYLTSGLVVISALLSWIAFFYVGIGQGETQTVQIMSWIESGTLSANWALRIDTLTVVMLVVVNSVSALVHIYSIGYMHEDPHRARFFGYLSLFTFAMLSLVTADNLLQMFFGWEGVGLASYLLIGFWYQKPAANAAAMKAFIVNRVGDFGFLLGIFALFWMTGTINLDAIFANAASLEGQTIQFAGMELDALTTICLLLFMGAMGKSAQFLLHTWLPDAMEGPTPVSALIHAATMVTAGVFLVARMSPVFEYAPDALLVVTYVGAITAFFAATVGLVQTDIKRVIAYSTCSQLGYMFVALGVGAYSAGMFHLFTHAFFKALLFLGAGSVIHAVHHEQDMRKMGGLRKHIPLTYGMMIIGTIALTGFPFTAGYYSKDAIIESAYAFGGQAGGFAYIMTVVAAIFTSFYSWRLIFLTFHGKARASADVMAHVHESPKIMTVPLILLAIGALFAGVFFSGSFIGHNFDEFWRESLFFGEGNTIMEDFHNVPGWVVWSPFFAMVLGFVVSFYFYILSPDTPRRLAEEHGILYRFLLNKWYFDEIYNVIFVRPAKWIGYFLWKKGDGWFIDGLGPNGIAARVSDVTQRVVKLQSGYLYHYAFAMMIGVAALITWMTFSGGAN, encoded by the coding sequence ATGTATTCAGCCATCGTATTCCTTCCGCTGATCGGCTTCCTCATCGCGGGGCTGTTTGGTAACAGGCTCGGCGCACGCAATGTGGAATATCTCACATCCGGCCTGGTTGTCATTTCCGCCTTGCTCTCCTGGATTGCTTTTTTCTATGTGGGCATTGGCCAGGGCGAGACGCAGACCGTGCAGATCATGTCATGGATTGAGTCCGGAACGCTCTCGGCAAACTGGGCCCTGCGTATTGATACGCTCACAGTGGTCATGCTGGTCGTTGTCAATTCGGTCTCGGCGCTCGTGCATATTTATTCCATAGGATACATGCATGAAGATCCGCATCGCGCGCGGTTCTTTGGGTATTTGTCGCTGTTTACCTTTGCCATGTTGTCACTGGTGACCGCTGACAATCTTCTGCAGATGTTCTTCGGCTGGGAAGGTGTTGGTCTGGCGTCCTATCTGCTGATTGGCTTCTGGTACCAAAAACCGGCTGCCAATGCGGCTGCTATGAAAGCGTTCATCGTCAACCGCGTTGGTGATTTTGGTTTCCTGCTCGGCATCTTTGCCCTGTTCTGGATGACCGGAACCATCAATCTGGATGCTATCTTCGCCAACGCCGCCTCACTGGAAGGACAAACCATCCAGTTTGCTGGTATGGAACTGGACGCACTGACAACCATTTGTCTGCTGCTGTTCATGGGCGCGATGGGCAAGTCGGCGCAATTCCTGCTGCACACCTGGCTGCCAGATGCGATGGAAGGTCCGACACCTGTGTCAGCCCTCATTCACGCTGCAACCATGGTAACAGCAGGGGTGTTCCTGGTGGCGCGCATGTCACCGGTGTTTGAATACGCGCCAGACGCCTTGTTGGTTGTCACCTATGTTGGTGCGATAACCGCCTTCTTTGCAGCCACTGTCGGGCTGGTTCAGACCGATATCAAACGCGTCATCGCCTATTCAACATGTTCCCAATTGGGCTACATGTTTGTGGCCTTGGGGGTTGGTGCATATTCAGCTGGCATGTTCCATCTGTTTACCCACGCCTTCTTCAAAGCGCTGCTGTTCCTCGGCGCAGGTTCGGTCATCCACGCTGTCCACCACGAGCAGGACATGCGCAAAATGGGTGGGCTGCGGAAACACATTCCGCTGACTTATGGCATGATGATCATTGGCACGATTGCGCTTACAGGGTTCCCGTTCACGGCTGGATATTATTCCAAGGATGCGATTATTGAATCAGCCTACGCCTTTGGCGGACAGGCTGGCGGCTTCGCCTACATCATGACCGTTGTGGCAGCCATCTTCACGAGCTTCTATTCGTGGCGGCTGATCTTCCTGACCTTCCACGGCAAGGCCCGCGCCTCCGCCGATGTCATGGCACATGTCCATGAGTCACCAAAGATCATGACCGTACCGTTGATTTTACTGGCCATCGGTGCCCTGTTTGCCGGCGTCTTCTTCTCGGGATCGTTCATCGGACATAACTTCGATGAGTTCTGGCGTGAATCGCTGTTCTTCGGCGAAGGCAACACCATCATGGAAGACTTCCACAATGTGCCCGGCTGGGTTGTCTGGTCGCCATTCTTTGCAATGGTGCTTGGATTTGTGGTGTCGTTCTACTTCTACATTCTGTCCCCGGATACGCCACGGCGTCTTGCTGAGGAACACGGCATTTTATACCGGTTCCTTTTGAACAAATGGTATTTCGACGAAATCTACAATGTGATTTTTGTCCGTCCTGCCAAATGGATCGGTTACTTCCTTTGGAAAAAAGGCGATGGCTGGTTCATCGATGGGCTGGGTCCAAACGGGATTGCTGCCCGCGTGTCCGACGTAACTCAAAGAGTTGTTAAATTGCAAAGTGGCTATCTGTATCACTACGCGTTCGCAATGATGATTGGCGTGGCCGCGCTCATCACCTGGATGACCTTTAGCGGAGGGGCAAACTGA
- the nuoI gene encoding NADH-quinone oxidoreductase subunit NuoI: MRLDQAAKSLLLKEFVSAFFLSVRYMFKPRPTINYPFEKGPVSPRFRGEHALRRYPNGEERCIACKLCEAICPAQAITIEAGPRRNDGTRRTTRYDIDMVKCIYCGMCQEACPVDAIVEGPNFEFATETREELYYDKNKLLENGSRWEREIADNIAADAAYR; encoded by the coding sequence ATGCGGCTTGATCAGGCAGCAAAATCCCTGTTGTTGAAGGAATTCGTCTCGGCGTTTTTCCTGTCGGTGCGCTATATGTTCAAACCGCGCCCGACCATCAACTATCCATTTGAAAAAGGTCCTGTCAGCCCACGTTTTCGCGGGGAGCACGCCTTGCGACGCTATCCCAATGGCGAAGAGCGCTGCATTGCCTGCAAACTGTGCGAAGCCATCTGTCCGGCACAGGCCATTACCATTGAGGCCGGTCCGCGGCGCAATGACGGCACACGCCGAACCACACGCTATGACATCGATATGGTCAAATGTATCTATTGCGGCATGTGCCAGGAGGCCTGTCCCGTGGATGCCATCGTGGAAGGGCCGAATTTCGAATTTGCGACGGAAACGCGTGAAGAACTGTATTACGACAAGAACAAACTTCTGGAAAACGGATCACGCTGGGAACGCGAAATCGCTGACAATATTGCAGCCGATGCCGCCTATCGCTAA
- the nuoN gene encoding NADH-quinone oxidoreductase subunit NuoN, with protein sequence MIQDLTYISDLGPALPEILLAISAMVLLMMGAFGGNRMTPIITGISVAVLIVAAVMLVWVVPMGETFGGAFVLDPFARFMKVVTLFGSAVAIAMSVGFARAERFETFEYPILILLATLGMLMMISATDMLALYLGLELQSLALYVIAAINRDSVRSTEAGLKYFVLGALSSGMLLYGISLVYGFTGHTDFAGIAAVIGEGERNIGFIFGMVFVLSGLAFKISAVPFHMWTPDVYEGAPTPVTAFFAAAPKIAAMAMFIRVTYGAFQTATFDWQQVVVFISIASMALGAFAAIGQRNIKRLMAYSSIGHMGFALVGVAAGTEAGVKGVIIYLAIYLITTLGAFACILAMRRKDGMVEDIDELSGLSKTNPMMAFLLAMIMFSLAGIPPLAGFFAKYYVFVAAVESGLYALAILGVLASVVGAYYYLRIVKIMYFDDAVDAFEPMPTELRLVLGGSGIFVLVFIVFNGLLAGAATTAAQTFF encoded by the coding sequence ATGATACAGGACTTGACCTACATTTCAGATCTTGGGCCCGCATTGCCTGAAATCCTTCTGGCCATTTCAGCAATGGTTCTGTTGATGATGGGGGCGTTTGGCGGCAATCGCATGACGCCTATTATCACCGGAATTTCCGTTGCTGTTTTGATTGTTGCGGCAGTCATGCTGGTTTGGGTCGTTCCAATGGGTGAAACGTTTGGTGGCGCATTTGTGCTGGATCCGTTTGCGCGCTTCATGAAGGTGGTGACGCTGTTTGGCTCTGCGGTGGCAATTGCCATGTCCGTTGGTTTTGCCCGAGCCGAGCGCTTCGAGACTTTCGAATATCCCATTTTGATCCTGCTCGCGACGCTGGGCATGCTGATGATGATTTCAGCGACTGATATGTTGGCGCTGTATCTGGGCCTCGAATTGCAGTCTCTGGCGCTTTATGTAATCGCAGCCATCAACAGGGATTCCGTCCGCTCAACGGAAGCAGGGCTCAAATATTTTGTGCTGGGTGCTCTGTCCTCCGGCATGCTGCTATACGGCATCTCGCTGGTTTACGGCTTTACCGGACACACCGATTTTGCAGGCATAGCGGCTGTCATCGGTGAAGGTGAGCGCAACATTGGCTTCATCTTCGGAATGGTGTTCGTGTTGTCGGGCCTCGCGTTCAAGATCTCCGCAGTGCCGTTTCATATGTGGACGCCGGACGTTTACGAGGGCGCACCAACGCCCGTAACCGCCTTCTTCGCTGCAGCGCCCAAAATTGCGGCCATGGCGATGTTTATTCGCGTAACCTATGGCGCGTTCCAAACAGCCACATTCGACTGGCAACAAGTGGTTGTGTTCATTTCCATTGCCTCCATGGCTCTTGGCGCGTTCGCCGCCATTGGACAACGCAACATCAAACGGCTGATGGCCTATTCCTCCATTGGCCATATGGGCTTTGCATTGGTAGGAGTTGCTGCCGGAACTGAGGCAGGCGTCAAAGGCGTGATCATCTATCTCGCTATCTATCTGATCACGACATTGGGCGCCTTTGCCTGCATTTTGGCCATGCGTCGCAAGGACGGCATGGTGGAAGACATTGACGAACTGTCCGGCCTTTCAAAAACTAACCCGATGATGGCGTTCCTTCTGGCAATGATCATGTTCTCGCTGGCCGGTATTCCGCCTCTGGCTGGTTTCTTTGCAAAATATTATGTGTTCGTCGCTGCCGTTGAATCAGGTCTGTATGCCCTGGCAATTTTGGGCGTTCTGGCCAGTGTGGTCGGCGCTTACTATTATCTGCGCATCGTCAAGATCATGTATTTCGACGACGCAGTGGACGCCTTTGAACCAATGCCAACGGAATTGCGTTTGGTTCTGGGTGGGTCTGGTATCTTTGTCCTGGTCTTTATTGTTTTCAACGGTTTGTTGGCGGGGGCCGCTACTACGGCTGCCCAGACATTCTTTTAA